In Leishmania donovani BPK282A1 complete genome, chromosome 35, the following are encoded in one genomic region:
- a CDS encoding beta-fructofuranosidase-like protein, translating into MPRQHHHLHVGGTVSAAVRALAVAVAALVISAGAAAAIKVSFVSDVHYDPAYGTASAHGTCNTTSASPFGQPGCDSPAALLAIATSDIMMQRPTYTFFAGDWQRHGMSSTSLTTSDVFEPLSQYFARIMDVSKDPSFNRPPMTTVLGNNDVIPNYFFNITATPHTTLNTQIGIMEHYKLLNTTQGTVMSECGYYSGIASAHLRVLGVHTLVWTYNLSPALPDTETDPCGQLAWMESEINAARAAGQKVIIIGHIPPQPDVFRVINRGAVGPVEDDMYWKPMYQNAYTSLLSSNRDIIVLQLFGHSHRFAVLGDEEMGVPLIVINAMTPLYGNQPAYLIGDFDTATWKLKTLRQRFAQAAFVQWSSGLEVAAALGITDFSNVSAIHAAVAKMFTNDTLFENYMTLRTGGVVDDPCTTTFCRVYTVCAMLYATHNNINSCVRSQIPSSSSSSEPIDSSDSAPSPTPGPSMHIDSKPQYHIRPPTNWINDPNGPYRDPVTGKIHLYMQYNPNGPLWGDIAWYHVTSDDYVKWTIPSTPIATYADRWYDKWGAYSGTMMNNNYSEPVMVYTCTEPENIQRQCVATISPSDLAGKRTLSFFEKSPLNPILTEESVPGLVGLGNFRDPTEWWRDPANPSQWLIAFAARIKDRDGDNAHIVLFSTTDPSFQSGYSFSHSLYVYKYDLDHMFECPDFFTLKQGGEHYLKVSTMPSHRDYIVYGSYQADPVTGKYVFIADPARSFTFIDYGPFYASKTFYDPILKRRMMWGWTNDELSNEQITSQGWSGVQNLLRGIEYDSVEKKIKTYPIAELKGLRLSHLYSRPETDPLVLVDGTPQILITAGANATRQHEIIVTFKLSSMDSFKGNTYYTESAAPEFGVMIRTNADLSQYTTVSVRMPAAVRQPISNRAQDTTWAPIKMYPGSGTNAASNCSAECAKERTCVSWTYTTSPSSTCALYWKTSRRVYNATAHSGTVNIPLLYMDRTHSGSIGSRQPLLGRSPVKQTNPNVVRLHIFVDDSVIEVFKDGGLETMTGRLYLPGGESQTGIAVYSKNMGSITVTASAEIFSMDSAFAAEAGPNLIRTYTNSYYNLLSALGVAS; encoded by the coding sequence ATGCCTCGCCAGCATCATCATCTTCACGTTGGTGGCACCGTGTCGGCAGCCGTCCGtgcgctcgccgtcgccgtcgccgccctcgtcaTCTCTGCaggtgccgcggcagccatCAAGGTGAGCTTCGTCTCCGATGTGCACTACGATCCAGCTTACGGTACGGCTAGCGCCCATGGCACCTGCAACACCACGTCGGCCTCGCCCTTTGGCCAGCCCGGCTGTGACTCACCCGCAGCGCTCCTGGCCATTGCCACCAGCGACATCATGATGCAGCGCCCCACCTACACGTTCTTCGCGGGTGATTGGCAGCGGCATGGTATGAGTTCCACGTCGCTGACAACGTCCGACGTGTTTGAGCCGCTGTCGCAGTACTTTGCGCGCATCATGGATGTCTCTAAGGACCCTAGCTTCAACAGACCGCCCATGACGACCGTCCTCGGCAACAACGACGTCATTCCAAACTACTTCTTCAACATCACGGCCACCCCGCACACCACCCTGAATACGCAGATCGGCATAATGGAGCATTACAAGCTGCTGAACACGACGCAAGGAACGGTGATGTCCGAGTGCGGCTACTacagcggcatcgccagcGCTCATCTGCGCGTACTGGGCGTGCACACCCTGGTGTGGACATACAATCTGTCACCGGCCCTTCCCGACACCGAGACGGACCCGTGTGGACAGCTGGCCTGGATGGAGAGCGAGATCAACGCGgctcgcgctgcagggcaGAAGGTGATCATCATTGGTCACATCCCTCCACAGCCCGATGTCTTCCGCGTAATCaaccgcggcgccgtcggcccCGTGGAGGACGACATGTACTGGAAGCCCATGTACCAGAACGCCTACACCTCCCTGCTGTCGAGCAACAGGGACATCATTGTCCTTCAGCTCTTCGGTCACAGCCACCGCTTTGCTGTCctcggcgacgaggagaTGGGGGTGCCGCTCATCGTCATCAACGCCATGACCCCGCTGTACGGCAACCAGCCCGCGTACCTCATCGGCGACTTCGACACGGCCACGTGGAAGCTCAAGACCTTGAGGCAGCGGTTTGCCCAAGCCGCCTTTGTTCAATGGAGCAGTGGTCTggaggtggccgccgcccttGGCATCACCGATTTTTCCAATGTCTCGGCGATTCAtgcggcagtggcgaagATGTTCACAAACGACACACTGTTTGAGAACTACATGACCCTCCGCACCGGTGGCGTGGTCGACGACCCGTGCACGACGACGTTCTGCCGCGTGTACACGGTTTGCGCGATGCTCTACGCCACGCACAACAACATCAACAGCTGCGTGCGCTCGCAGAtcccgtcgtcgtcgtcgtcatcggaGCCAAtagacagcagcgacagcgccccGTCCCCGACCCCTGGCCCGTCTATGCACATCGATTCAAAGCCACAGTACCACATCCGTCCGCCGACGAACTGGATCAACGACCCCAACGGCCCCTACCGCGACCCCGTCACCGGCAAAATTCACCTGTACATGCAGTACAACCCCAACGGTCCGCTCTGGGGTGACATTGCATGGTACCACGTGACGTCGGACGACTACGTCAAGTGGACGATCCCGAGCACGCCGATCGCGACGTACGCCGACAGGTGGTACGACAAGTGGGGCGCCTACTCCGGCACCATGATGAACAACAACTACAGCGAGCCGGTCATGGTGTACACCTGCACCGAGCCGGAGAACATCCAGCGGCAGTGCGTCGCGACCATCTCGCCGAGCGACCTGGCCGGCAAGCGCACACTGAGCTTCTTCGAGAAAAGCCCGCTGAATCCCATCCTCACCGAGGAGAGCGTGCCCGGGCTGGTGGGTCTGGGCAACTTCCGCGACCCGACGGAGTGGTGGCGGGACCCCGCCAACCCCAGCCAGTGGCTCATCGCGTTCGCAGCCCGCATCAAGGACAGAGACGGCGACAACGCGCACATCGTCCTGTTCAGCACCACCGACCCCAGCTTCCAGAGCGGCTACAGCTTCTCCCACAGCCTCTACGTCTACAAGTACGACCTGGACCACATGTTTGAGTGCCCCGACTTCTTCACGCTGAAACAGGGCGGCGAGCACTACCTCAAGGTCTCCACCATGCCCTCGCACCGCGACTACATCGTCTACGGCTCCTACCAGGCTGACCCGGTGACCGGCAAGTACGTCTTCATCGCGGACCCCGCGCGCAGCTTCACCTTCATCGACTACGGCCCGTTCTACGCCTCCAAGACCTTCTACGACCCCATCCTCAAACGCCGCATGATGTGGGGCTGGACCAACGACGAGCTGAGCAACGAGCAGATCACCTCGCAGGGCTGGTCTGGTGTGCAGaacctgctgcgcggcatcgAGTACGACAGCGTCGAGAAGAAGATCAAGACGTACCCGATCGCGGAGCTGAAGGGGCTGCGTCTGAGCCACCTCTATTCGCGTCCGGAGACCGACCCGCTCGTGCTGGTGGATGGCACGCCACAGATCCTCATCACGGCCGGCGCGAATGCCACTCGTCAGCACGAGATTATCGTCACCTTCAAGCTTTCCAGCATGGATTCCTTCAAAGGAAACACCTACTACACCGAAAGTGCCGCGCCCGAGTTCGGTGTGATGATCCGTACCAACGCGGACCTCAGCCAGTACACGACCGTCTCGGTACGcatgccggcggcggtgcggcagccgaTCTCCAACCGCGCGCAGGACACGACGTGGGCACCCATCAAGATGTACCCTGGCTCTGGCACCAATGCCGCGAGCAACTGTAGCGCGGAATGCGCAAAGGAGCGCACGTGCGTTTCGTGGACGTACACCACCTCGCCGTCATCGACGTGCGCCCTGTACTGGAAGACGAGCCGGCGCGTGTACAACGCGACCGCGCACAGCGGCACAGTGAACATCCCCTTGCTATATATGGACCGCACCCATTCCGGCTCTATCGGTTCCCGACAGCCTCTCCTTGGCCGCTCGCCTGTGAAGCAGACGAACCCTAACGTGGTGCGTCTGCACATCTTCGTTGACGACAGCGTCATCGAGGTCTTCAAGGATGGCGGTCTGGAGACCATGACTGGTCGCCTCTACCTCCCTGGCGGCGAGTCGCAGACGGGCATCGCTGTGTACAGCAAGAACATGGGCAGcatcaccgtcaccgccTCAGCCGAGATCTTCTCGATGGACTCAGCGTTTGCCGCGGAGGCTGGCCCTAATTTGATCCGCACCTACACAAACAGCTACTACAACCTACTGTCAGCTCTGGGTGTCGCCAGCTAG
- a CDS encoding RING finger protein, conserved: MVTQLAASPPAQRPPDQHHEQTTDTPPPRRPSSMSLVDFSFTQFFIALDEAAAEEQRATAEAIAAAPATATSTSSAVLPATMPHTTQPLASAATLSLHDCVLLKLSLTCALCGRLLRHQPAAIETCGHCFCYECINNALENGCAPRMIEWPWCTLEKEVGAAEVRWAAATVVSTSAKSLRASTAATTPGGAPQATEETADRHHDCDEVQVAVPLGSRAARSTDAQSSRQPRKWRKVRQMCPLCLGPAFKWMLVPLQPLADLCNSLHSAYPGLEGALGRLTATTSNSAAFITESRAASANCGEAGGEIDGDMQWHGQPASDSAGLITAAFAPRSSVPGAEDWRSTQDEEAERRRRRSTGGARKEITFAVDIASRVPSIPAPVAADAQATVSKTSGPAADIACVAHSAGVETIEEETPNSAEAEEQDGGVAGAAVAAVLQLSADLIPSPGGIPAPALSAATTEAPRNIVSSSSWQRSAALNALDPTPLCREEVLGHSPTNAREDEDTQQGGEGDVDAVVNLYLAPVHQHEKGAKGTAVATANADAPQPLLPFFTAQRHHCLLLDTVPTPSDKSGVLWPVTTSPTRKEEADGRAPPSARLSAPLGSIDAILRARASSTSGWSVVWDGVEERKSDDSSDSDEGCPTTRAPSSQCPYSTVQVAEVGEDECAARGERRGNGGVDREHRRPIPANAFSGVSRHTVKDALTFVHMQDVWELHTALVRRHPRLPPCFAALRHGRVRWQADVAAEEDSSECAVDSTCNGAPHPPPPILCVVGHYPQQSCRSDPSGLRLLPKLTPTACTALVLGVPCVDMTWVASPTSSPWTAHAVSGWQTSTAVVDGTPSPLVRERQRPNAFQNALERLTAASGASSQPQRLAESLPGSWMATTQRALLAHLHPTAQPRNTQNGSDTTATHAAVDTYVFFLLPDGATRQLGEMLYQQWTRAALWQSPQAMGAPPTVVAPLSLSSRKRRRDGVPFSGIIHGIGNWSATDGHPQRAWRRLLLVAGGAAVELSWTLFEALVATAAALEDGDSVVEGRSATDTDSLVKALASHLRHRRTSGTGSLWIHVDVADCWREPSPPPSAASPVRSCGAQHTFFLLYSMAVARDVFAQLVAEKNVRGKTPRTSPSSSSPASGDDSTARTRAYLRRFKVFLDRLAALVAVVAAPVLPGSASLYGGASHRQEARPSSWLLENIAQGRRCAGSSVNISALSPTQEDAGDVSASSIITAEMRSSGERARRRLDAAAFSMGECGAEGERQVEGAAALPAQRAGVYRSLLYTDTP; the protein is encoded by the coding sequence ATGGTCACTCAGCTCGCTGCCtcaccgcctgcgcagcggccgccggaTCAGCATCATGAACAAACCACTGAcaccccaccgccgcgccggccCTCATCAATGTCCCTCGTCGACTTCTCCTTCACACAATTCTTCATTGCGTTGGACGAAGCGGCAGCtgaggagcagcgcgccacTGCGGAGGCCATCGCCGCGGCCCCTGCAACCGCCACATCAACGTCCAGCGCCGTGCTACCTGCGACAATGCCACACACAACGCAGCCCCTCGCTAGCGCTGCCACTCTCTCCTTGCACGACTGCGTCCTTCTCAAGCTAAGTCTAACGTGCGCCCTCTGCGGCCGACTACTCCGACACCAGCCGGCCGCCATCGAAACCTGCGGTCACTGCTTCTGCTACGAGTGCATCAACAACGCCCTGGAGAATGGATGTGCGCCGCGGATGATAGAATGGCCGTGGTGTacgctggagaaggaggtcggcgccgctgaagtGCGATGGGCTGCCGCGACTGTGGTGTCCACGTCCGCGAAATCATTGCGCGCCAGCACAGCGGCAACCACTCCAGGAGGCGCTCCGCAAGCAACCGAGGAGACTGCAGATAGACATCACGATTGCGATGAGGTGCAAGTCGCGGTCCCTCTAGGGTCCCGGGCTGCACGCTCTACCGATGCGCAGTCGTCACGTCAGCCGCGCAAATGGCGCAAGGTGCGTCAGATGTGCCCACTGTGTCTTGGCCCTGCCTTTAAGTGGATGCTCGTTCCCCTGCAGCCGCTCGCAGACCTCTGCAACTCTCTACATTCGGCGTACCCAGGGCTGGAGGGGGCGCTTGGGCGGCTCACAGCAACTACGTCGAACAGCGCTGCGTTCATCACGGAGTCACGGGCAGCGTCTGCAAACTGTGGCGAGGCAGGAGGAGAAATCGACGGCGACATGCAGTGGCATGGGCAACCTGCCAGCGATTCGGCTGGCCTCATCACAGCCGCCTTCGCGCCTCGTTCGTCAGTGCCCGGTGCTGAAGACTGGCGGAGCACTcaggacgaggaggcggagcggcgccggcgccgcagcaccgggGGGGCGCGGAAAGAAATCACGTTTGCTGTCGACATTGCATCGCGAGTGCCGAGCATTCCAGCCCcggtcgccgccgacgcccaGGCGACTGTGAGTAAGACCTCTGGCCCTGCCGCTGATATCGCATGCGTGGCGCACAGCGCGGGCGTAGAAACCATCGAGGAAGAGACGCCCAACTCAGCCGAGGCTGAGGAGcaggacggcggcgtggcaggggcagcagtggcggcggttCTCCAGCTCAGTGCCGATTTGATTCCCTCGCCAGGCGGCATCCCTGCTCCAGCGCTCTCCGCGGCAACGACGGAGGCGCCGCGCAACATAGTCTCCTCCAGTTCGTGGCAGCGCAGTGCTGCGCTCAACGCGCTGGACCCAACGCCGCTGTGCCGAGAAGAGGTGCTGGGGCACTCGCCTACAAATGCCAGAGAAGACGAGGACACTCAGCagggtggagagggggacGTGGATGCGGTGGTTAACCTTTACTTGGCGCCTGTCCACCAGCACGAGAAGGGTGCGAAGGGCACCGCAGTCGCGACAGCCAACGCGGACGCTCCTCAGCCCCTGCTTCCGTTTTTCACAGCCCAACGCCACCACTGCCTCTTACTTGACACTGTACCTACGCCATCGGACAAAAGCGGCGTGCTGTGGCCGGTGACGACGTCTCCAAcgagaaaggaggaggcggatggacgggcgccgccatcagcgcGGCTGTCGGCGCCCCTCGGCAGCATCGACGCGatcctgcgtgcgcgcgcctcttccacATCCGGGTGGTCTGTCGTGTGGGACGGGGtggaagaaaggaaaagcgacGACAGCAGTGACAGTGACGAAGGCTGTCCCACTACCCGGGCACCATCGAGTCAATGCCCCTACTCCACTGTACAAGTCGCTGAGGTAGGTGAAGATGAGTGCGCTGCCCGGGGAGAAAGGAGAGGCAACGGTGGTGTCGATCGCGAACATCGACGCCCTATCCCGGCGAATGCTTTCTCAGGCGTGAGCCGTCACACCGTGAAGGATGCGCTGACCTTCGTGCACATGCAGGATGTTTGGGAGTTGCACACAGCACTAGTCCGTCGACATCCCCGACTGCCTCCGTGTTTTGCCGCCCTGCGGCACGGTCGCGTTCGCTGGCAGGCAGACGTAGCAGCAGAAGAGGATAGCAGCGAGTGTGCAGTTGACTCGACATGCAACGGTGCTCCGcacccaccgccgccgatccTTTGCGTGGTGGGGCACTACCCACAGCAGTCGTGCCGAAGCGACCCATCAGGCTTGCGTCTCCTCCCTAAGCTCACCCCAACCGCCTGTACAGCTCTCGTGCTCGGTGTCCCATGCGTGGACATGACGTGGGTCGCGTCTCCGACGTCTTCGCCTTGGACGGCGCACGCCGTCTCTGGGTGGCAAACGAGCACCGCTGTCGTGGATGGCACACCATCGCCTTTGGTGCGTGAGCGGCAGAGGCCGAATGCATTCCAGAACGCGCTGGAGCGActgacggcggcgtctgGCGCTTCTTCCCAGCCACAGCGCCTCGCAGAGTCACTGCCGGGCTCGTGGATGGCCACAACGCAGCGCGCTCTCTTGGCCCACCTACACCCCACCGCGCAACCGCGCAACACTCAAAACGGCTCTGATACGACTGCGACCCACGCTGCCGTAGATACGTACGTGTTCTTTCTCCTGCCAGACGGCGCCACGCGGCAGCTGGGTGAGATGCTCTACCAACAGTGGACCCGTGCAGCGTTGTGGCAGTCACCGCAAGCAATGGGTGCGCCtccgacggtggtggcgcctcTCTCATTATCGTCGCGCAAGCGACGCAGAGATGGGGTGCCTTTCAGCGGCATCATACACGGTATCGGCAATTGGTCGGCGACGGATGGCCACCCGCAACGAGCTTGGCGAcgtctgctgctggtggccggtggcgcagcagtggaACTTTCGTGGACGCTCTTCGAGGCCCTTGTGgcaaccgccgctgccttggaggacggcgacagcgTGGTAGAGGGGCGCAGCGCGACAGACACGGACTCTTTGGTAAAGGCGCTGGCTTCACACCTTCGGCATCGACGCACCAGTGGCACCGGCAGCTTGTGGATCCATGTAGACGTGGCGGACTGCTGGCGAgagccatcgccgccgccgtcggcagcgAGCCCAGTCCGCTCCTGCGGTGCCCAGCACACATTCTTCCTCCTCTACAGCATGGCGGTGGCACGCGATGTTTTCGCGCAGCTGGTAGCAGAGAAAAATGTGCGCGGGAAAACGCCGCGCAcgtcgccctcttcttcatCGCCGGCGTCAGGAGATGACAGCACCGCTCGCACCCGGGCGTATTTGCGACGCTTCAAGGTTTTTCTCGATCGTCTCGCAgcgctcgtcgccgtcgtagCGGCGCCGGTTCTTCCTGGCAGCGCCTCTTTGTATGGAGGCGCGTCACACCGGCAGGAGGCTCGCCCGTCCAGCTGGTTATTGGAGAACATTGCGCAAgggcgccgctgtgccggcagcagcgtcaacATCTCGGCGCTGTCGCCAACTCAAGAAGATGCCGGCGACGTCAGCGCGTCATCCATCATCACAGCCGAAatgcggagcagcggcgaacgggcaaggaggcggctcgatgctgctgctttctcGATGGGCGAGTGCGGCGCAGAGGGCGAACGGCAAGTcgaaggagctgcggctCTTCCAGCGCAGCGAGCTGGAGTGTACCGTAGCTTGCTCTACACCGACACTCCGTAG